One Spiribacter halobius DNA segment encodes these proteins:
- a CDS encoding nitroreductase family protein — translation MKLEEALRARRSCREFAHEPIEGESLRRILNAAFGRPKTQGARRHIPSAGESYPLLARVVASRVLELPRGLYEHNPDADRLERIALADLGGTEEPQKALVGATIGQQTWIGDAAAVVGVFGATDGLEARFGSQPPPGRWQRYLWMEAGAAAQNAALRAAEQGVGMTLVGGFDDRAVQRLFGLGDEPLVATALLVLGRPLPGGAAGGHR, via the coding sequence ATGAAGCTGGAAGAGGCCCTTCGCGCCAGGCGCTCCTGTCGCGAGTTCGCCCACGAACCCATCGAGGGCGAGTCATTGCGCCGCATTCTCAATGCCGCGTTTGGTCGCCCCAAGACGCAAGGCGCACGCCGCCACATCCCCTCGGCCGGGGAGTCTTATCCACTGCTGGCTCGGGTAGTTGCGTCGCGGGTCCTCGAGTTGCCCCGGGGCCTTTATGAGCACAACCCGGACGCGGATCGCCTGGAGCGAATCGCGCTCGCGGACCTCGGCGGGACCGAGGAGCCGCAAAAGGCCCTGGTCGGCGCCACGATCGGCCAACAGACCTGGATCGGGGACGCGGCCGCGGTAGTCGGGGTTTTCGGGGCAACGGACGGGCTCGAGGCGCGCTTCGGCTCGCAACCACCGCCGGGTCGCTGGCAGCGCTACCTGTGGATGGAGGCGGGGGCTGCGGCCCAGAACGCCGCCCTGCGCGCCGCGGAGCAGGGGGTCGGGATGACGCTTGTCGGCGGCTTTGATGATCGGGCCGTTCAGCGCCTGTTCGGGCTCGGTGACGAGCCCCTGGTCGCGACCGCGCTTCTGGTGCTTGGCCGCCCCCTCCCAGGCGGCGCCGCGGGCGGGCACAGGTGA
- a CDS encoding FadR/GntR family transcriptional regulator has product MDNGNREGDSLFRRLTEEIIAKLKADTHGRVRLPTERDLARQLRVQRHTLRERLAALESLGLIQRVQGSGTYLVLPQSQFVQMYFEVALKLGYISVEELMRAQEMIEREIAYSAALHASTDEVDAMNRYLERTRSAEGEGVVDAHHGFHTALARASHNAVIVLLVDGLASVLRHVLERRVENVRQVPGAEERVRETYGAILSAIRYRDPEEARMAMDEHFRVWRRESAKVTTLHLDEG; this is encoded by the coding sequence TTGGATAACGGCAACCGCGAGGGCGATTCCCTTTTCCGCCGACTGACCGAGGAGATCATTGCCAAGCTCAAGGCGGATACGCATGGACGGGTGCGTCTGCCGACCGAGCGCGATCTCGCGCGCCAGCTGCGGGTCCAGCGTCACACGCTGCGGGAGCGGCTGGCGGCACTGGAAAGCCTAGGCCTCATTCAGCGCGTGCAGGGCAGTGGCACGTATCTAGTGCTTCCCCAGTCGCAGTTCGTGCAGATGTACTTCGAGGTGGCCCTCAAACTCGGCTACATCTCCGTGGAGGAGCTGATGCGCGCCCAGGAAATGATCGAGCGCGAGATCGCCTACTCTGCGGCGTTACACGCGAGCACCGACGAGGTGGACGCCATGAATCGGTACCTGGAGCGCACGCGCTCAGCCGAGGGCGAAGGCGTTGTGGATGCCCACCACGGGTTCCATACGGCACTTGCCCGGGCCTCGCATAATGCCGTGATCGTGTTGCTGGTGGACGGCTTGGCGTCCGTGCTGCGACACGTTCTCGAGCGCCGCGTTGAGAATGTGCGCCAGGTGCCAGGCGCCGAGGAGCGCGTCCGCGAAACCTATGGCGCCATTCTCTCGGCGATACGGTACCGGGATCCGGAGGAGGCACGAATGGCGATGGACGAGCATTTCCGGGTCTGGCGCCGCGAGTCCGCGAAGGTTACAACGCTGCATCTCGATGAGGGATAG